The Exiguobacterium mexicanum genome includes a window with the following:
- a CDS encoding lipoate--protein ligase family protein codes for MTGTTWHLLHTAPLSPAENMAIDEAIAGWVARGDMKPTLRFYAWAPHAISVGRFQRATRDLDRDALALNGIPVVRRLTGGRAVLHADELTYSVILPETMPSLPTNVIESYRLLTEGVRRGYHALGVPAEFSVPLTEADREALRKPKSAVCFDAASYYELAVGGKKIAGSAQVRHQGAVLQHGSIPLSIDDDVLFDCFNLEADAKAEAKARFGDKAVSLNETLGRPVAFDEVAAAFTDGFRDAFDLTFEPLTFTETQQQEIQQLVAKYESDEWVWKR; via the coding sequence ATGACTGGAACGACATGGCATTTGCTTCACACCGCCCCGCTGTCCCCGGCCGAGAACATGGCCATCGACGAGGCCATCGCCGGCTGGGTCGCACGCGGCGACATGAAACCGACACTCCGTTTTTACGCCTGGGCCCCGCACGCCATCAGCGTCGGGCGCTTCCAACGGGCGACGCGCGACCTCGACCGCGACGCGCTCGCGTTGAATGGCATCCCGGTCGTCCGCCGTTTGACCGGTGGGCGGGCCGTCTTGCACGCAGATGAACTGACGTATAGCGTCATCTTGCCGGAGACGATGCCGTCCTTGCCGACGAACGTCATCGAGAGCTATCGCCTCCTGACCGAAGGGGTGCGTCGCGGCTACCACGCGCTCGGCGTCCCGGCCGAATTCTCGGTACCATTGACCGAGGCAGACCGCGAGGCGCTCCGAAAACCGAAGTCGGCCGTCTGTTTTGACGCCGCTTCGTACTACGAGCTCGCCGTCGGCGGGAAAAAGATTGCCGGGAGCGCCCAAGTGCGCCACCAAGGCGCCGTCTTGCAACACGGGTCAATCCCATTGTCGATTGACGATGACGTCTTGTTCGACTGCTTCAATCTCGAGGCCGATGCGAAGGCGGAGGCGAAAGCCCGCTTTGGTGACAAGGCCGTCTCCTTGAACGAGACACTCGGACGACCGGTCGCCTTCGACGAGGTCGCGGCAGCGTTCACGGACGGGTTCCGTGACGCGTTCGATTTGACGTTCGAACCGCTGACGTTCACCGAGACGCAGCAACAAGAGATTCAGCAACTCGTCGCCAAGTACGAGAGTGACGAATGGGTCTGGAAACGCTAA
- a CDS encoding glycoside hydrolase family 3 protein — protein sequence MNKALNWTATLGLTTALLVSSVPMANAVVAEETPAPSIEQRVDAKLDSMTLEQKLGQMIMPDFRLWNGANHTALATDVARVVDRFDLGGVILFAENVTETEQTTKLVHDLQEVVKQDESNDIPLFITIDQEGGIVTRLGTGTNLPGNMALGATRSSQYAYDAGNIIGSELNALGVNVNFGPVLDVNNNPANPVIGVRSFSSDPELVGELGSAMTQGIQDQGVAATAKHFPGHGDTAVDSHYGLPIVDKSLEDLRGLELLPFKRAITEGIDMIMTAHIGMPQIEDEVVNSPRGTFPLPATLSDDVITGVLREDMGYDGIVITDALNMQAIADNFTEAEAVIKTFDAGVDIALMPTILRSNADVVKLETIFEDVMGAVEDGRLSEEKIDAAVERILTLKAKRGIWDESVDTTTLEAKLAEANAVVGSAEHKAKEREIAEAAVTLVKNDDKTLPFKPKKGETVLVLSPAKDQTDSMIKTIKSLEKNAGNMKDVNVIAANYTASTKHLDQNPDLKAKLDAADYIIVGSNVNNSAKLKSTSADNYVPAEVFRYANETGKKSVLLSLRNPYDVAVQPDAPAQLIIYGFKGDPNGPDSEAGNAKSAGPNLPAGIRAIFGEVKPTGKLPVDVPTFENGVFGDDLHLEFGDGFRNWNK from the coding sequence ATGAACAAAGCACTGAACTGGACGGCGACACTGGGGCTAACGACAGCACTACTCGTCTCATCGGTCCCGATGGCGAACGCGGTCGTGGCAGAGGAGACGCCGGCCCCGTCGATTGAGCAGCGTGTCGACGCCAAGCTCGATTCGATGACGCTTGAACAAAAGCTCGGCCAAATGATCATGCCAGACTTCCGATTATGGAACGGGGCGAACCATACGGCACTCGCGACAGACGTGGCGCGGGTCGTCGATCGGTTTGACCTCGGGGGTGTCATCTTGTTCGCGGAAAACGTGACCGAGACCGAACAGACGACGAAACTCGTCCACGACCTCCAAGAAGTCGTCAAACAAGACGAAAGCAACGATATACCGCTCTTCATCACGATTGACCAAGAGGGTGGGATCGTGACACGGCTTGGCACGGGCACGAACTTGCCGGGTAACATGGCGCTCGGGGCGACACGGAGCAGCCAGTACGCATACGACGCGGGGAATATCATCGGTTCGGAGTTGAACGCTCTCGGGGTGAACGTCAACTTCGGTCCGGTACTAGACGTCAACAACAACCCGGCCAACCCGGTCATCGGCGTCCGCTCGTTCTCGAGTGACCCGGAACTCGTCGGCGAGCTCGGCTCGGCGATGACGCAAGGGATTCAAGACCAGGGTGTCGCTGCGACGGCGAAGCATTTCCCGGGTCATGGTGACACGGCGGTCGACTCGCATTACGGACTTCCGATTGTTGACAAGTCGCTCGAAGACTTGCGTGGGCTCGAACTGTTACCGTTCAAACGGGCCATCACGGAAGGCATCGACATGATCATGACGGCACACATCGGGATGCCGCAAATCGAGGATGAGGTCGTCAACTCACCGCGCGGCACGTTCCCGCTCCCGGCGACGCTCTCGGATGACGTCATCACGGGCGTGTTACGGGAAGACATGGGCTACGACGGCATCGTCATCACGGACGCCTTGAACATGCAGGCGATCGCCGACAACTTCACGGAAGCGGAAGCGGTCATCAAGACGTTCGATGCGGGCGTTGATATCGCGCTCATGCCGACGATTTTACGGTCGAACGCGGACGTCGTGAAGCTCGAGACGATTTTTGAAGACGTCATGGGCGCTGTCGAGGACGGACGCCTGTCAGAAGAGAAGATTGATGCAGCGGTCGAGCGGATTTTGACGCTCAAAGCGAAACGTGGTATTTGGGACGAGTCGGTCGACACGACGACGCTCGAGGCGAAACTCGCCGAGGCGAACGCGGTCGTCGGCAGTGCCGAGCATAAAGCGAAAGAACGTGAAATCGCCGAGGCGGCCGTCACGCTCGTGAAGAACGACGACAAGACGCTTCCGTTCAAACCGAAAAAAGGTGAGACGGTCCTCGTCTTGTCACCGGCGAAAGACCAGACGGACAGCATGATCAAGACGATCAAGTCGCTCGAGAAGAACGCCGGCAACATGAAAGACGTGAACGTCATCGCCGCGAACTATACGGCATCGACGAAACACTTAGATCAAAACCCAGACTTGAAAGCGAAACTCGATGCGGCCGACTATATCATTGTCGGTTCGAACGTGAACAACAGCGCCAAGCTGAAATCGACGTCGGCTGACAACTACGTGCCGGCCGAAGTGTTCCGTTACGCGAACGAGACGGGCAAGAAGTCAGTCTTGCTCAGCCTGCGTAACCCGTACGATGTGGCAGTTCAACCGGACGCACCGGCCCAGCTCATCATCTACGGCTTCAAAGGTGACCCGAACGGACCGGACTCAGAGGCGGGCAATGCCAAATCGGCAGGTCCGAACCTCCCGGCCGGCATTCGCGCCATCTTCGGTGAAGTGAAGCCGACGGGCAAACTCCCAGTCGACGTACCGACGTTCGAGAACGGCGTGTTCGGCGACGACTTGCACCTCGAGTTTGGTGACGGATTCCGTAATTGGAATAAATAA
- the lipA gene encoding lipoyl synthase, with amino-acid sequence MLARGEIKRKPEWLKIKLNTNETYTGLKNMMREKNLHTVCEEAKCPNIHECWAVRRTATFMILGSICTRACRFCAVTTGKPNELDWEEPKRVAESVRLMNLKHVVITAVARDDLNDYGAIVFAETVRAVRSMNPETSIEVLPSDMMGDFSALQTLIDAGPDIMNHNLETVRRLTPRVRAKATYDRTLEFLKRSKELNPDIPTKSSIMVGLGETREELIEAMDDLRAHHVDILTLGQYLQPTKKHLDVERYYHPDEFAELKEIALAKGFSHCEAGPLVRSSYHADEQVHKARRHTMLPID; translated from the coding sequence ATCTTGGCACGAGGGGAAATCAAACGAAAGCCGGAATGGTTAAAGATTAAACTGAACACGAACGAGACATACACCGGTCTCAAAAACATGATGCGCGAGAAAAATCTACATACCGTCTGTGAGGAAGCGAAATGTCCGAACATCCACGAATGTTGGGCCGTCCGCCGTACGGCGACGTTCATGATTCTCGGAAGTATCTGTACGCGGGCTTGCCGCTTCTGCGCCGTCACGACAGGCAAACCGAACGAGCTCGACTGGGAAGAACCGAAACGCGTCGCCGAATCGGTCCGTCTCATGAATTTGAAGCACGTCGTCATCACGGCCGTCGCCCGCGACGACTTGAACGATTACGGGGCGATCGTCTTCGCCGAGACAGTCCGCGCTGTCCGTAGCATGAATCCGGAGACGTCAATCGAAGTGCTCCCGTCCGATATGATGGGTGACTTCTCGGCGCTCCAGACGCTTATCGATGCCGGACCGGACATCATGAACCACAACTTGGAGACGGTCCGCCGTTTGACGCCGAGAGTCCGCGCCAAAGCGACGTACGACCGGACGCTCGAATTTTTGAAACGGTCGAAAGAGCTGAACCCGGACATCCCGACGAAGTCGTCGATCATGGTCGGACTCGGCGAGACACGCGAAGAGTTGATTGAGGCGATGGATGACCTGCGGGCCCACCACGTCGATATCCTCACGCTTGGCCAATACTTGCAGCCGACGAAGAAGCATCTCGACGTCGAGCGTTACTACCATCCAGATGAGTTCGCCGAGTTGAAAGAGATCGCCTTGGCGAAAGGCTTCTCCCACTGTGAAGCCGGACCGCTCGTCCGTTCTTCATATCATGCGGACGAACAAGTCCACAAGGCGCGTCGTCATACGATGTTGCCAATCGACTAA